Proteins encoded by one window of Pristiophorus japonicus isolate sPriJap1 chromosome 17, sPriJap1.hap1, whole genome shotgun sequence:
- the elk4 gene encoding ETS domain-containing protein Elk-4, with amino-acid sequence MDSTITLWQFLLQLLLEPKNDHLICWTSADGEFKLLKAEDVAKLWGYRKNKPNMNYDKLSRALRYYYDKNIIKKVNGQKFVYKFVCYPEILSMDLNMMGRAENGLEASSPETCRPQKDKENHGEEKAAPSSSSKISSRNDYIRSGLYSSFTLNSLQTNPNLFKSITVESPAERPPEKKRLPAHPEPVTVIRFVTNPPKRPPPLPPVHGTEAAARPSVPAATPNPAEEQAPSALPFAAAPPGPAAAPLPLGPGSPLLAPSSDLPIAEPGGAASPADEPTHSLELSSDGEDPPLDNPEARHQKGRSKKPKGLELTPALVITSSDPSPLALPSPPLPAASLTPAYLTQTPFLLTPSPLLSSIHFWSTLSPVATLSPARLPGTSSLFQFPNIANSHMQIPLTSLDGSSTPVPLSPDLQKA; translated from the exons ATGGACAGCACCATCACGCTGTGGCAGTTCCTGCTGCAGCTTCTTCTGGAGCCCAAGAACGACCACCTGATCTGCTGGACGTCGGCCGACGGGGAGTTCAAACTGCTCAAGGCTGAGGACGTGGCCAAGCTCTGGGGCTATCGCAAAAACAAGCCCAACATGAACTACGACAAGCTGAGCCGAGCGCTGCGATATTATTACGACAAG AACATTATCAAGAAGGTCAACGGGCAGAAGTTTGTGTACAAGTTTGTGTGCTATCCGGAAATATTGAGCATGGACCTGAACATGATGGGCAGGGCCGAGAACGGGCTGGAGGCCAGCTCGCCCGAGACGTGCCGGCCACAGAAGGACAAGGAGAACCACGGCGAGGAGAAAGCCGCCCCGTCCTCCTCCTCCAAGATCTCCAGCCGCAACGATTACATCCGCTCTGGGCTGTACTCATCCTTCACCCTCAACTCGCTGCAGACCAACCCCAACCTCTTCAAGTCCATCACAGTCGAGAGCCCGGCCGAGCGGCCGCCGGAGAAGAAGAGGCTGCCGGCTCACCCGGAGCCGGTGACCGTGATCAGATTCGTGACCAACCCGCCCAAGAGGCCGCCGCCGCTGCCGCCGGTCCACGGGACAGAAGCCGCGGCACGGCCCTCGGTCCCGGCAGCAACGCCGAATCCGGCAGAGGAGCAGGCCCCGTCCGCGCTGCCGTTCGCCGCCGCTCCGCCCGGCCCCGCCGCCGCCCCTCTCCCACTGGGCCCCGGCTCGCCCCTGCTGGCCCCCTCCTCCGACCTGCCCATCGCCGAGCCCGGGGGAGCCGCCAGTCCGGCGGACGAGCCGACGCACTCCCTGGAGCTCTCCTCGGACGGGGAGGATCCGCCGCTGGACAATCCCGAAGCCAGGCACCAGAAGGGCCGGTCGAAGAAGCCCAAGGGCCTGGAACTCACCCCCGCACTGGTCATCACCAGCAGCGACCCCAGCCCTCTGGCCTTGCCGAGTCCTCCACTCCCAGCCGCATCGCTGACCCCGGCCTACTTGACCCAG ACTCCATTTTTGCTAACACCCAGTCCGTTACTGTCCAGCATCCATTTCTGGAGCACACTCAGTCCTGTGGCCACTCTCAGTCCCGCCCGATTACCTGGAACCAGCTCCTTATTTCAA